Sequence from the Peromyscus eremicus chromosome 4, PerEre_H2_v1, whole genome shotgun sequence genome:
CTGTCTGAGTTGTCATCTCACCAGAGATGACAACTCAGGTACTGGAAAGGAGCCTgggttcctctgcaagaggaacacGTGCTAAcctttgagtcatttctctagTCCCTCACCccagaatctttaaaaaatacgatattttgttttgtatgtgtgggtgcatgtgcatgtcACGGCAgatctgtggagatcagaagacaacctgtgggagctggttctttttcgccatgtgtgtcctgggatttgaactcaggtggtcaggctcgGAGGCAGgtgctttactcactgagccatcttgctgtctcTCCTCCAGAGTCTTTGAGGGAAGACCCTCAGCTTTGTTATGAGTGCTAAGTCCTAGATTCCTGGAAGCTCCATTTTTAACAACAGCTTTCAACTTCCTCTCACAGAACCTTCTGGGTACAGGGCAGGTCCTCCTTTCAGTGTCTCCTTTAGACGAATTAGCCTCATCCAGGCCTGGGCCTGCTCCATACCTGTCACGGGCATCATTGTAAGAGACGAACAGCCCAAACGAATCCAGAGATTCCCCTTGGCCTGGTCCACACACTAGGTAGGATTATGACTGGGAGTGAGAGATGGCAGCCTGCTGTGCCCAGTGCTTGACCCTGGATAGATGACTGTTTCCTGAGTGCAATCCTTAGCTGCACAAAGCTGTTTTAGGGAGCTGAGTGTCATCTGTAGAGTTAGGATATAGGGATAGGGTGGTCCGGAGCTCTGATGTCTTGAAGGCATGGTTGCTGGAGCAGTGTTCCCTCCTTAAGTGTACAAATTTGTGTGCTCCCCCTGTGTGCAGTTTTCAGAGATGCTCTGCAGCTTTCAACACACCCTCAGCACAGCAGACAGGAACCATGCAAGGTTGGGGTGCAGACTGGAGGGTGCAGGGCGAGAAACCCCCAGGAGCACCGTTTTCGAACTGGGGTCTGCAGAATTCTATGAGGCACTTCTGTGATCTTACAAACTGGATTCAAACTCCAGTTAAGTGGTAAGAAAATCCAATGCTAAGAAGCATAGCTGAGTGGAGAGCCCAAGTTAAAGTTAAAACCACCTTCCGTAGCTCATTGAAGCACTTAGGTGCTGCAGATGTGGACACTCTGGAAGAGACACTTTAAATCTTTCAATGGGGATCATTCCCTTGGAAATAAAGGTTTGCTGCTAAAAGGAAATCTGAAAAGCATTGGTAGGTGACTAGGCATGAGAAGACAGtgtgggactcacatggtggtaGCTAGGCCTGGAAGACAGtgtgggactcacatggtggtaGTTAGGCCTGGGAAGACAGTGCGGGGCTCACATGGTGGTAGTTAGGTCTGGAAGACAGtgtgggactcacatggtggtaGCCACGTGTGGGAAGACAGtgtgggactcacatggtgggtAGCCATGTGTGGGAAGACAGTGTGGGGACTCACAAGAAAAATGTACTTGAAAGCACAATAAACCCtgtgtcttgtgttttcttttttctctttggggcCGTGTTGTAAACATGTTCTTACAGAAGGTCAACCAACTTCCCTCTGCCTGAATCAGTAAGGTCTAAGAACCTAAAACTGAGATCAGATCGAAGGCTCCCTCAAGCATGAACGCAACGTCCAGTGGACGTCTTCAAAGCAGCGCTGCAGCAACAAGACTCTCACTGGTCACAGGGCACACACTTTATTTGACATGGCTGAGGGTGGACTCGTGGAAACCGCACACCAACACCCCTTCCCTAGCTCGATTTCCTCCCCCATCACCTGACTACAGCCTACTGGATTGCTAATTCACAAGGCACAGAAGCAAAGGCCAGCTGGTGTCTGGAGAGAGAAATTAGAGGACAAGTGTACCATTTTCCAGCTCTGAGAAGGTGTTTCCACCAGGACATGGGTTTTCCGGGTCCTCAGTGGAAGGCAAGTTGCTTCTCCAAACAGATGAGCCCAtcattttaaattcaaaatgtAAATGCAACTTGAGTCCTGGGTGGGAATGCTCTAGACACCTCTAGAAACCCAGCTGGGTTCAAGGCTTAGAAACAGTGTGAGGGAGGGCAGGCTCCACATGAGCCTGGCTGCACAGCTAATGGTGGATGTGAACCATGCTGCTCTCGACACAGGGAACATTCTTTCTGGCTTCTCCAGGTGAATCAGAGGCCTCAAAGATGTCGCAAAAGTCACCACCAAGCTTTCCAGGCCAAGGGAAGGATATCACAATAAGAAACTGTGGTCCAGAGGGACCGACCACTCCTCTATTGGTATCAACGTTttgtatgaaaacaaaacaaaacaaaacaaaaactagtcaAACATAAGCACTCTCCCTCCGCACTGAGAGCTCAGCATGGGTGTCTGTGCAGAGATCAGGAATCACACACTCCATGTGTCAGCAATTCCTTAAACTACTTAAACAGGATTAGTAATCACAATATTTCACAGTATATAATAGTTAATAATATGCAGAGAGCAAAATATAATGGTtttcttaagaattttttaaaaagtacttcgGTACTTAAGCTATTCAAATGGGCATACAGCAATTATTTATAGaacttagaaaattatttttaaaaatcaaagtgatTTAAAAACCTGATACATTGAAACAGgcaaaagtgagaaaaaaaaaagcacttctgTGACAAGACTTTAGCTGCTTTTAACGGCAACACAGAAAGGGATCATCAAGTCGTGGGGaccatgactttttaaaaaaggtccTTTTTCAAAAGGACCACTACAGTGGAGAAGAACGGTCCCGGAGGACCAGCGGAGCCTTTCCGTTGACTCTGACCATTTTCTCTGACAGGCtcatggaggaggagaggattaTTCTAGAACACAGTTTGGGCTTAGATTGGGTGGATGGACACTGGGGAAATAAACGTCCTTCCTTTAAGACTCCCTGAAGGGAAGGCCACGGGTAGCCCAGAGGGGGTGACACAAGTCTTCACTGTGCAGAGCGTTTACCCGGTGGGGCCGGACAACATGTCTAGACTGTGTCCCTTCCCTGGCTTGACTGATCACATAGGCTGGGAACGACTTAAAGGAAGTTAGAAGAGGGCTTCAGCCTcccacagaataaagaaaagactCAGGTAAGGGTAAGGTTAAAGTACATAAACCACCCATCTCTCTATTGGTATTTACAAGccagtgattttgttttgttttggtgctaAGGATGAAACCCAGAGCCTTGGGCAATGCTAAGCAAGTtctctctactactgagctacactcctgCCTCCAAGGTGAGTCTCTCAGCTGCTCTTAGGACTCCTGTCCCTGCTAAGAGCCCCTCACTCTACATACAGAAATGGGAAGGGACGGGACAGTCCAGCTTCCTGCTACTCTCCCTGCAGGTGAAAGGCTAATTTGGTCCCCACTCTACCCTGGGAAGGGTCAGCACAGCTCTACACAGACCTGTCCAGCTCAGTGTTTAGCACTCAGGATGCCCTGCAACATATCGATGGGCAGAGGGAAGACAATAGTGGAGTTTTTCTCAGCAGCGATAGTGGTCAGCGTTTGAAGATACCGGAGCTGAAGGGCGGCGGGAGACTCGGTGATGACTATGGAAGCCTCCTTCAGAGCTCTGGACGCATTCATTTCCCCCTCAGCTGCAATCACCTACAGAATGGAAAGAAGAGGTCAGTTGGCAAATAGCAAGGGGCCACCCAGCAGTCTTCAAGTAAGGGTTCATATGCCTTAGGCAGCATACAGGACTCCCCAGGAATCCATCAACTCCTACACACTCAGTTTTcagatattacacacacacatacacacacacacacaccaacacacatgaatgcacacgatgcactttgaacacacacacacaaacacacacacacacacacacacacacacacacacacacacacacacacttaacagtAGCAGCCTCTAAGTAAAAATAGGATTTGAAATGATGGGAAGCGCTTCTATACTAAACAGTCAGGGCTGCTCACTCTTTTTCAGTGAGAGTGTTTTACTACTGTGGAATTTAAAAAGGGAATCAcactaaaacaagacaaaacagaacCTAAACCAATGGAACCCTTACCTTGGCTCTTGCCTCCCGGGCGGCTTCTGCCTCTGCAGCCATGGCTCTCTGGAGCTGGATGGGGAGTTTCACATCCTTAATCTCCACACGCTCTACCTTTATTCCCCAGTCATCCGTGGCATCATCCAGCGTGCTCTGGAAGGAGAACAGACAGCAAATGAGGCACCAATGCTCCTGTCCAGATGCTAAGAGCTGGGATGTGGTGTCAATGAGGTTTGGTGACAGTGGCAGAGAAACAGCATCACAGGGgctgaaggagagaaaaggagctgCTTTGGTTCCGTCACAGATGAGCTAACGGAGGTGTTGGCAAACTTCTAAGGGGCCATCAAGGAACTGTTTATCTGCAGTCCCCACTGCAACTATTCCAACATTCTGCCTTGCTCTCATGGGTCAAGAGCAGCATGGGTAAAATATAAGGGAACAGCTGAGGCTGTATTCCAGTGAAACATCATCACGAATACAGCAGTCAGCCTGGGACTAAGCTTGCTTTATCAGTAGTTTGCCTACCCGAGTCAATGTGATGCCATGTAAACCCTATTGAACCACACTATTTCACGAGGCTGTGATGACATCACACAGATCATATACTCTTAGCAGAGGAGGTGGTGGTAATGCTGAAGTAGAACCgaaaggtcagcctgggctacagagcaggttccagggcTCTGGGCTGTAGAGATAGCCTTTTCAAAACAAAGAAGTCACAGACTTAGCCATGGGGAAACCTCTATAATGGCAGGAATTCATATTTATAGTACTGTAACTTTGGAATAAGCCAGTCTTACTATTAGTAACATCTGCCTCGCAGTCAATACTGGAAAGCTTGGCAGTTACACACGGGTTCATGGACTTGTCCACAGGCTCAAGCTTTAGCGGTATTCTTGCAGAATAACCTCCAAACCATTATGATCTACTATGAGGATAATATGGATTCcgggaaaaataaaacactggaaGGAATTTAAAAACAGCTTGTACCTGAGTGCCACGAACCCATGGGTGTTGGTCTGAAAACATTTCTATAATATCTGGaagcctgaaaaagaaaaagggcagccgccaccccccacccctcctgtcTGGGTGAATCAACGCCCTCCACGATCATGGACTCGGCTCTGCTCTCCCTCTGGGCTAGCTGGGAGCAATGCCTTCCTCACCTGCATGTGGTGTGCGATCTCCTCCCTGTCAGACAGGATCTGAGACAGGTTCTTGGTCCCCAGGGCATTCCTCAGCGTGGTTTGTGCCAAAAGACGGGTTGCCGAATCTGCATTGGTGATATTTGCCACAGCCAGGGTGGCATTCTGAACACGGTAATAGACCACGCCATCCACACTGATTGTCACTGAATCCTTAGTGAGGACCTACAGGAGGAAAGAGACAATGATACAGAGGCCACAGCTTCTTCATCGTCACTTCAAAGGCCCTTCTATGAATCCTTAAGCAGTAGCTGATTTTCTTGGGTAAGGCTTCAGAAGGTTAATTACACCTTTAGAGATTGAATAAAACATTCCTATTTATCCAACTCTACAGACTCAATCACTCGACAAATTTTGAGATGCAACTCATAAGCTGGCATCGTTCTGGCTCACTTTTTCCTGCCACTCAATGTCTTCTCAGTGGACTTTTGACTCTCACAGTCAGGCACACCTCTTGTGCCCACCCTCTGTACCTCTGTGGAGCGATGCACTGAGTGGGATGTGTGGATGCCTCTGTTTCTCCCTTAGactgtgattttcttttccttcctttttgttttgtttgtttgtttgttttgagacagggtttctctgtgtagccctggctgtactggaacttggtctgtagatcaggctggcctcgaactcacagagatccgcctgcctctgcctcctgagtgctgagattagaggtgtgcaccaccacctggtgactGAGTTTCTCAGGGGCAGTTTTTCTTTGTTACTCTAGCACAGCAGAGGGTCCCTAAGTAAGAGATGAGCTGAAATGAGATGCTAGAAACTGAGTGACGAGCCATGCAGGAGCGGATGCCAGCACCTGAGCTGGTTCTGCTTGCACCCAGCTGGGTGGGCTGTGGCGGGCTGTAAGCCATGTGACCTGGCAGCCCCGCATCTGCCTCCTGTCCTTACTTCTGTGATGACCAAGGGAGGAGGTGCCATGAAGGAAGTTGGGGACAGCTACGTCAGTGAAAAGTAATAGCCAGAGCTAAACAGCCTCGTGGCTCTGCCAGGCATCAAAGCAGCAGTCTCCTTGTGTTGTTTAGTAATCTGAAAATACCTCTGAGTTGGAGGAGAGGGGAACCTGTTAACAAATGTACAGTTCGTTACCATCTCGTGTGACAACCTCTCACAATGTGATGAGAAAATGAGTGTCACTCACAGATCTTGCCACTGTGGCTGTCACAGCTGTGTTCAGAGCTGCAGGGTCTCTGCTCACTGTTTACTGTGGCAGAGTGTTCGTCTCCCTTTGTAGCAAGATCACAGGGATGGGAAAGAGTTGCTGGCCAAGTTCCAATCCACTCTGGGCTTGGCAGCTTGCAGGGGGAAGGGAGCAGGGAAAGGCAGAAGCCCACAGCCACATGCCAGATGCCCGTAGTGTTTATATAAGAAACTCCACACAATCCCCAGCCCCCCAAGGGGCTCCTGAGAGCCCATCTTCCTGAATGACAGGGAAACATGCAGAGAATCCGGAGATGTGTGGACTGAGAAGCACACCCGTACCAAATGCTTGGATCAGTACCAGTAAGGGAGTTCCCAATATGGTGTCTGGGTTTTGTGATTTAGGGTAAGACAAAGTCAGGTTCCAACATCATGCTGAGTCCCTGGACTGTGCCCAGGAACActgctcttcctgctctcccACAGCTAGCCCCTTCAGCAGCCTCGGGGGCTCCTGGCTGCAATGGTATTATGTCTCCTAACATGTGGGTACCAAATGGCCATGACAGAGCTGGTGTCCAGTGCAGTTAACCCCGAGCAGAGGGGAAAGCAACAGAGAATCCCAAGAGTTGGGATCTGAGGATTTGTCTCACTGCGACTGCATCCTTCTAGGAACTGACTCTCATGCCAACTGTGAGCTGTTTGGGAAGAAGCCTGAAAAGGCATGAAATGATCACAGAGATTCCTAAAATGCCAAATGAGCAGTTTCTAATTCTTTGGCTTCTAACCAATTTACCTTGAATAAATATAGGAAGAATGTTGAACTAgattggattttgttgttgttgttttctgtcagAAACCCATGAGAAAGCGTGGTCAGAACAACAACGATGACAACTCGATGTCCTTGGGTGTCGTCACACTGGGTTTCTAGCAACAGCAACAAGCACTCACACAGCATCTCAGGCTCAGGTACTGCGCTAAACAGTTCCCATTTAAGCGGTATCTCGATTACTCCTTACAATACCCCATTAAGTAGGCCTTACCATTATGACCTCCATTTTACAGTTGAGGGTACTGAGACACAGAGAATTTAAAGACCTactcaaagtcacagaaatggGGAAAGAGAAGGCAGGCAGGGCGGCAAGCTCTGGCCTCCCCGGGTCAGGCAGCCGCGTGTGAGCCCTCAGTCAGAGTTAAAACTGCTCACCTCCTGAGGAGGGATATCAAAGGAGATGGTTCTCATGTCCACCTTGATGAAGCTGTCAGTGCACGGCaggataaaaaacaaacctgtaaCACACACGGGATCAGAGAGACCCCATTAGGTTCAGCTTATTCTTGATCAGTTCCAATGGAATCAATCCCGACTGCTGTTTCTAACACCCCACGCTCACTTCTCACACTAAGAACTTTAGTTTCTCTAAGATCCATTTTCCTGAGCTGCAAGTCCTCAGCGATGTAGGTCTCGGGACTCACCCTGCCCCTCCGGTCTCCGCCCTCTCCTCAGGCCCTGTATTCTCACTGGAGGCTGGTCCTACAGCACCTCCGCTCTGCTCTTCTCTCCCCACACGGCTCTGATAATGTTGTTATTTCCTCTCTGCGGCTAGTACTGCAGAGTGCTAGTACTGCTTCACAGCATTCGGACAGGCCAGTCatagttgtacatgcagatatttataacacttggaaggctgaggcaggaggactgctgagagtttgaagccagcgtagggtacacagtgagtttcaggtcagcctgtgAGAGGGcctccagaagaaaagaaaagaaaaaccagccAGAGGGTCTGGGACGGCTCAGGGGTTACGAGGCTCTTCCCAAGTGACCcaggtgcagttcccagcacccacacagacagctcacaactgcctgtaattccagctccaagcgCTCCCACTCTTTTCCGGATTCTGAAGGCATCTGCACTCACGTGAACATatccacatataaacacataattttatttatttatttgtttgttatttatttatttttgggttttcaagacagggtttccctgtgtagccttggctgtcctggaactcactctgtagaccaggctgacctcgaactcagagatccacctgcctctgcctccggagttcggggattaaaggcgtgtgccaccacatttggcaaacatatacttttaaaataataaaaataagtatttaaaacaacaaaataaacaaaccaaacctATAGGAAAGCTTTGCCTCATCTGTTACTTCAGGTCAGTCGCTCCACTGAGTCTTCCGTGTGCTCTTTCAGGGTTCTGTGGCTACTGTATCATAACACTAAATGCAGGGTGTGGCTATCTGATTCTTTGTTGGTGTCTGGTTGTTGGACAGCAGCCCTTTGATAAGGGGACCATGTTCTGTTCTCCCGGGAATTCCCAGAgcctagctgggtgtggtggcacattcctgtaagCCCAGCATCTAACTGAAATCTTTCCTGGGTTGGGATCCTCATGCTCAGCCTCCCACAGTTGTGGCCAAGGCCAACGATAACCTAATAGCTCTAAGTAGACAGTAACAGGAAGGGTGGGACCGCACCCAGACTGACCAGAGCCACTGGAAGCTACCGCCACACAGCTTCTGCTCCAAGCAGAGGCCTCGCTGGGGACTCACATCAGTAAGACATTCCAGTGGCAGAGTAGAgggggctcagtagttaagagcacctgatGGTCTTCCATAAGACCAGagctcgattcccagcacccacactgtaactccagctacagggggaTCCCatacctctggcttctgtgggcaccagcactcatgtgcacataccgcCCCTCccccaaatgaaaaaaaacaaataaaaaatcacaaCACTTCAGTTTCCAGATGGAAACCTAGTACTGACCAGGCCCTCTGGCGCCTCCTTGCAAAATGCGACCCAGTCTGAAGATGATGACTCTTTCATACTCCTTTACAATCTGGAATAAAAACAGgaatgaaaagacaccatgatgagCACACACATTTATGAACAGAGCTTCTTAAGAATGTCTCTGCCCTGACCAGGTTCAGAGCATCTGTCCTTCTCTCCATTTCCTGACAGTGTCTATAAACATTGATCTGGTGTTTACTCTTTCCAAGCacagtgtttatttattatttatttatttatttatttatttatttggtttttcgagacagggtttctctgtgtagctttgcgccttttcctggaactcacttggtagcccaggctggcctcgaactcacagagatccgcctggctctgcctcccgagtgctgggattaaaggcgtgcgccaccatcgccctgcgtgtttatttattatacacaTTCTCTTATACTTCTCTTATACTCCAGGCCAGTATGGTATCCCTCTATCTGTCCCATAGATCAAGTGGCTTATGGAGGTAGGAGTTGACCCTGTtccagaaatgaaagaaatgctCTTTACCTTTATGCAAATCCATATTGATATTGGGAAGGTAATAACTACGAACAATAAGGAGAAAGCCACCAAAATCCATCCACAAGGTCCCAGTTCTGCCTTGGAGTTATCTGTTGAAAAGAAAACCATCGAGCCTGTTATGGGCACTGTCACGTCGCCCCACCTCTCCGGAGCAGCTCTGTGATTGCCCTTTTGCTGGCTGCTTTGCCCGAGTTTCCACATCTAATTCTCACACAGCCCTGAAACACATGTACCTACTCATTTCTCACATTACCCTGCAAACGCTGATCTAATACCACTTATTTATTTTGCCTCATGATgtgaaataacaaaaatgaagactACTCAGCTTCTAACAAGATAGAGCCACATATAGTGAGGAATAAAGACTgttgtcggggctggagagatggctaggtggttaagagcactgactgctcttccagaggacctgggttcaattcccagcatccacatggcagttacaactgtctgtaactccaagatctgacgccctcacacagacatatatgcaagcaagacaccaatgcacattaaataaatatattaattaattaattaaagactGTTGTTgattggtctttgg
This genomic interval carries:
- the Stom gene encoding stomatin, yielding MSEKRHPDHVATQRLPESFRDNSKAELGPCGWILVAFSLLFVVITFPISIWICIKIVKEYERVIIFRLGRILQGGARGPGLFFILPCTDSFIKVDMRTISFDIPPQEVLTKDSVTISVDGVVYYRVQNATLAVANITNADSATRLLAQTTLRNALGTKNLSQILSDREEIAHHMQSTLDDATDDWGIKVERVEIKDVKLPIQLQRAMAAEAEAAREARAKVIAAEGEMNASRALKEASIVITESPAALQLRYLQTLTTIAAEKNSTIVFPLPIDMLQGILSAKH